The Ascaphus truei isolate aAscTru1 chromosome 18, aAscTru1.hap1, whole genome shotgun sequence genome window below encodes:
- the LRRC28 gene encoding leucine-rich repeat-containing protein 28 isoform X1 has translation MASELCQTISVAKLEKHKNLFLNYRNLRHFPLELLKDEGLQYLERLYMKRNSLTTLPENLAQKLPNLVELYLHSNNIVFVPEAIGSLVKLQSLDLSDNALEILCPDIGRLKSLRHFRLTNNRLKFLPPEIGKLKELQTLDLSTNHLVTLPVKLHLCQSLQFLTVDQNLLCSVPRQLCQLASLNELSMASNRLASLPLDLGRSRELQYVYVDNNSQLKSLPSFLYNKVIGCSGCGSSVAVTETKLLSFTSGQLSVHLPAEVKSIGSAADSVLPLQELALRSLHSAFCVFSKDFSCMSPISLPRSLLELLQCPLGHCHRCSQSMFTIVYPKLFPLRETPMAGLHQGRTTVSFVAYCCSTQCLQTFDLLS, from the exons ATGGCGTCCGAACTCTGCCAGACCATCTCTGTGGCCAAGCTGGAAAAGCACAAGAATCTCTTCTTGAACTATAGAAACCTCCGCCACTTCCCCTTGGAGCTGCTGAAGGATGAGGGCCTGCAGTACCTGGAGCGTCTGTACATGAAAAGGAATTCCCTAACTACCCTG CCAGAAAATCTTGCCCAGAAGCTTCCCAATCTCGTGGAATT GTATCTTCATTCAAATAACATTGTGTTCGTCCCAGAAG CCATTGGGTCTCTGGTGAAGCTGCAGTCCCTGGACCTCAGTGACAATGCTTTGGAAATCCTCTGTCCCGACATCGGCAGGCTTAAATCGTTACGGCATTTCCGGCTGACAAACAACCGGCTGAAATTCCTCCCTCCAG AAATCGGGAAGCTGAAAGAGCTGCAGACACTGGACCTCTCCACAAACCACTTGGTCACTTTGCCTGTGAAGCTGCACCTATGCCAGTCCCTGCAGTTCCTGACGGTGGATCAGAACCTCCTGTGCAGCGTCCCCCGGCAGCTCTGCCAGCTGGCCAGCCTCAACGAGCTGTCCATGGCCAGTAATCGGCTGGCATCGTTACCCCTCG ATCTGGGGCGGTCTCGGGAACTGCAGTATGTGTATGTCGATAATAACAGTCAACTCAAGAGCCTCCCGTCCTTCCTCTACAACAAAGTGATTGGCTGCAGCGG CTGCGGTTCCTCCGTTGCCGTCACCGAGACAAAGCTGCTCTCTTTCACCTCGGGGCAGCTCAGCGTCCATCTCCCGGCCGAGGTGAAGTCCATCGGCTCTGCGGCAGACTCGGTGCTTCCTCTGCAGGAGCTGGCTCTGCGCTCCCTGCACTCCGCGTTCTGCGTCTTCTCCAAAG ATTTCAGCTGCATGTCCCCCATCTCGTTGCCCAGAAGTCTCCTGGAGCTACTGCAGTGCCCCCTGGGACATTGCCACCGCTGCAGCCAATCTATGTTTACCATCGTCTACCCGAAGCTTTTCCCCCTGCGAGAGACGCCCATGGCCGGACTGCACCAAGG GAGGACAACAGTTAGTTTTGTGGCCTATTGCTGCTCCACCCAGTGTCTGCAGACATTCGACCTACTGAGTTGA
- the LRRC28 gene encoding leucine-rich repeat-containing protein 28 isoform X2: MASELCQTISVAKLEKHKNLFLNYRNLRHFPLELLKDEGLQYLERLYMKRNSLTTLPENLAQKLPNLVELYLHSNNIVFVPEAIGSLVKLQSLDLSDNALEILCPDIGRLKSLRHFRLTNNRLKFLPPEIGKLKELQTLDLSTNHLVTLPVKLHLCQSLQFLTVDQNLLCSVPRQLCQLASLNELSMASNRLASLPLDLGRSRELQYVYVDNNSQLKSLPSFLYNKVIGCSGCGSSVAVTETKLLSFTSGQLSVHLPAEVKSIGSAADSVLPLQELALRSLHSAFCVFSKGQRNPK, encoded by the exons ATGGCGTCCGAACTCTGCCAGACCATCTCTGTGGCCAAGCTGGAAAAGCACAAGAATCTCTTCTTGAACTATAGAAACCTCCGCCACTTCCCCTTGGAGCTGCTGAAGGATGAGGGCCTGCAGTACCTGGAGCGTCTGTACATGAAAAGGAATTCCCTAACTACCCTG CCAGAAAATCTTGCCCAGAAGCTTCCCAATCTCGTGGAATT GTATCTTCATTCAAATAACATTGTGTTCGTCCCAGAAG CCATTGGGTCTCTGGTGAAGCTGCAGTCCCTGGACCTCAGTGACAATGCTTTGGAAATCCTCTGTCCCGACATCGGCAGGCTTAAATCGTTACGGCATTTCCGGCTGACAAACAACCGGCTGAAATTCCTCCCTCCAG AAATCGGGAAGCTGAAAGAGCTGCAGACACTGGACCTCTCCACAAACCACTTGGTCACTTTGCCTGTGAAGCTGCACCTATGCCAGTCCCTGCAGTTCCTGACGGTGGATCAGAACCTCCTGTGCAGCGTCCCCCGGCAGCTCTGCCAGCTGGCCAGCCTCAACGAGCTGTCCATGGCCAGTAATCGGCTGGCATCGTTACCCCTCG ATCTGGGGCGGTCTCGGGAACTGCAGTATGTGTATGTCGATAATAACAGTCAACTCAAGAGCCTCCCGTCCTTCCTCTACAACAAAGTGATTGGCTGCAGCGG CTGCGGTTCCTCCGTTGCCGTCACCGAGACAAAGCTGCTCTCTTTCACCTCGGGGCAGCTCAGCGTCCATCTCCCGGCCGAGGTGAAGTCCATCGGCTCTGCGGCAGACTCGGTGCTTCCTCTGCAGGAGCTGGCTCTGCGCTCCCTGCACTCCGCGTTCTGCGTCTTCTCCAAAGGTCAGAGGAATCCAAAGTAA